The following are encoded in a window of Paenibacillus polymyxa genomic DNA:
- a CDS encoding PHP domain-containing protein, with the protein MKEQINVKRYDLHTHTQASDGMQPPADNVRWAKEKGLAGVAITDHDTVAGLEEALKEGKRIGITVVPGVEISTRAGGKDIHILGYFMDYRNKVFLERLEKLRQARDTRNDLILSQLRSLGVEITLDEVVATMGRPLAPDESIGRPHMADTLVQKGYAKDMRDAFDRYLAEGAPGYVSVPRVEPAEAINWIREAGGVPVVAHPGLYGNDELIRSIIEEAKPVGLEVRHSDHDAEAESRYTAMAAQYGLIATGGSDFHGTRQGVIFHGDLGSRSVEDQVVEELRKAAVGQK; encoded by the coding sequence ATGAAGGAGCAGATTAACGTAAAACGATATGATTTACATACACACACCCAAGCATCTGACGGCATGCAGCCACCCGCAGATAATGTGCGCTGGGCCAAGGAAAAAGGACTGGCAGGTGTAGCCATTACAGATCATGATACGGTAGCTGGTCTGGAGGAAGCTCTGAAGGAGGGAAAACGCATAGGAATTACTGTGGTGCCAGGAGTGGAAATTAGTACTCGAGCTGGCGGTAAGGATATTCACATACTCGGTTATTTTATGGATTACCGCAATAAAGTTTTTTTGGAGCGGTTGGAAAAGCTTCGCCAGGCGCGGGATACCCGTAATGATTTGATTTTGAGTCAATTGCGTAGTCTGGGCGTGGAAATCACACTGGATGAAGTGGTGGCTACGATGGGCAGACCGCTGGCACCAGATGAAAGCATTGGACGTCCACATATGGCAGATACGCTGGTTCAAAAGGGATATGCGAAGGATATGCGGGATGCGTTTGACCGTTATTTGGCGGAAGGAGCACCCGGATATGTGTCTGTACCCCGTGTAGAGCCTGCGGAGGCCATAAACTGGATTCGTGAAGCAGGAGGGGTTCCTGTGGTGGCCCACCCTGGCTTATACGGAAATGATGAGCTGATTCGCTCTATTATAGAGGAGGCGAAGCCTGTGGGCTTGGAGGTGCGACATTCGGACCATGATGCTGAGGCTGAGAGCCGATATACTGCGATGGCGGCACAATATGGGCTCATTGCAACTGGCGGCTCGGATTTTCACGGTACACGCCAAGGTGTTATTTTCCACGGTGATCTGGGTAGCCGTAGTGTGGAAGATCAGGTTGTCGAGGAATTGAGGAAGGCTGCTGTTGGACAAAAGTAA
- a CDS encoding Rqc2 family fibronectin-binding protein, with translation MALDGIVTRAIVHELQGIRGGRINKIHQPNDRDIVLNLRAQGGSVKLLLSANPTFPRVHFTEQSFLNPTEAPMFCMLLRKHCEGGVIEKITQVGMERIIHMDIRQRDELGDISLKRIIIELMGRHSNIILLDPETGVMLDGIHHVTPSISSYRVIMPGFQYTEPPAQNKLNPLETEEAAFISSYQTAIEAEEAPKRWIVNTFTGLSPLVAEEILTRVTNEVSGDSDRSLWSTFSHIMDDVRNHRFQPVSGLNAQDKVIFSAIPLTLIQEERKEYATISECMEDFFGEKAERDTVKQKVSDLLRFLQNERSKNVKKLDYLHQDLAEAEDADQFRIYGELLFASLHEVKKGDKEVTLTNFYDEEQRPMTIPLDPLLTPSDNAQRYFKKYNKYKNSLAVIDEQLEKTHEEIRYMDNLLQQLAHASMNDIEEIREELVQQGYLRDRVKKGKKKKKNDRPTLHVYTSSEGIELLVGKNNLQNEYVTNRLAGPNDTWLHTKDIPGSHVVIRAEQFGDTTLEEAAQLAAYFSQAKQSSSVPVDATLIRHVRKPSGAKPGFVIYDHQRTLFITPDEELVKKLPNRIKNG, from the coding sequence ATGGCATTGGACGGAATCGTAACCCGCGCTATCGTACACGAACTGCAAGGAATCCGGGGCGGGCGCATTAATAAAATACATCAGCCAAATGATCGAGATATCGTGCTGAATCTGCGGGCACAAGGCGGAAGCGTAAAGCTGCTGCTGTCGGCTAATCCGACCTTCCCGCGTGTACATTTTACAGAACAAAGCTTTCTTAATCCGACAGAAGCCCCTATGTTTTGTATGCTCCTTCGCAAGCATTGCGAAGGAGGCGTTATTGAGAAAATCACGCAGGTGGGCATGGAGCGTATTATTCACATGGATATACGTCAACGTGATGAACTGGGAGATATTTCACTCAAACGAATTATCATTGAACTGATGGGTAGACACAGCAACATTATTTTGCTTGACCCGGAAACAGGCGTGATGCTGGATGGCATTCATCATGTCACACCGTCTATCAGCAGCTATCGGGTCATTATGCCCGGCTTTCAATACACGGAGCCTCCTGCACAAAACAAGCTGAATCCATTAGAAACGGAAGAGGCAGCCTTCATATCCTCGTATCAAACTGCGATCGAGGCCGAAGAAGCTCCCAAACGCTGGATCGTGAACACTTTTACTGGACTCAGTCCCCTCGTTGCTGAAGAGATACTAACTCGAGTAACTAATGAAGTATCTGGTGATAGTGATCGTTCACTATGGAGTACATTCAGTCACATCATGGATGACGTGCGGAATCATCGTTTTCAGCCAGTATCTGGACTAAACGCACAAGATAAAGTGATATTCTCAGCCATTCCACTGACGTTGATCCAAGAAGAACGTAAGGAGTACGCTACTATCAGTGAGTGTATGGAGGACTTCTTCGGAGAAAAAGCAGAACGGGATACGGTTAAGCAAAAGGTCAGTGACCTACTGCGGTTTCTGCAAAACGAGCGGAGTAAAAACGTAAAAAAACTCGACTATCTCCATCAGGATTTGGCCGAGGCGGAAGATGCGGATCAATTTCGCATTTATGGAGAGCTGCTATTCGCTTCGCTGCATGAGGTGAAAAAAGGGGACAAAGAAGTGACGCTCACCAACTTTTATGATGAGGAACAGCGTCCAATGACCATCCCACTGGACCCGCTACTCACCCCATCGGATAATGCACAACGGTATTTTAAAAAATACAACAAATATAAAAACAGCTTGGCTGTCATTGACGAACAACTGGAGAAAACGCACGAAGAAATCCGTTATATGGACAATCTTCTTCAGCAGCTAGCCCACGCCTCTATGAATGACATTGAGGAAATACGTGAAGAACTGGTTCAGCAGGGCTACCTCAGAGATCGGGTCAAAAAAGGAAAGAAAAAGAAGAAAAACGACCGTCCAACCCTGCACGTCTATACATCATCCGAAGGTATCGAGTTACTGGTCGGCAAAAACAACTTGCAAAATGAATATGTGACAAATCGACTGGCCGGACCAAATGACACCTGGCTGCACACAAAGGATATTCCGGGGTCACACGTCGTTATTCGTGCTGAGCAATTCGGGGATACGACGCTGGAGGAAGCAGCTCAACTCGCTGCCTACTTTAGCCAGGCCAAGCAGTCCAGCAGTGTGCCTGTGGACGCCACCCTGATTCGGCATGTACGTAAGCCCAGCGGAGCCAAGCCCGGCTTTGTCATCTACGACCATCAGCGTACGCTCTTCATTACACCCGATGAGGAACTGGTCAAGAAGTTGCCGAATCGCATCAAAAACGGCTAA